The segment TGCGGCTTCAAGCCACCAGCCGCCCGCTCACGCCGACCGAATTGGGCATGCTGGGCAGCAGCCAGTTCCGGCTGGGACTGTTCAAGGAGGCGGAGGTCAACCTCCTGGCCGCCCGGGACGGCGGCAACGTGGAGGCGGAGATCGAGCTGCAAGGCTGCCGTCTCGCGCTCCTGAAGTTCGAGCTGGCGCGTGAAGACCTGGAGCTGCTGATTCATCGCACCGAGGGGTTTTTGCACAGCATGGCCCTGCGCTGGGCCGGGGTGACCGAAGCCATCCTGGGCAACACCAGCTACGGTGTGGGGTTGCTCAACCAGGCGTACCGCGAGTTCCAGGCGTCGGGAAATGCCCGCGGCATGCAGATCACCGCCAACATGCTGGGCGGCTGGCTGACCATGCGGGGTGACTTCGAGAAGGCAGAGTTCTACATCAAACGCAGCCTGAAGCTCTCGGACCCGCAGGTCGAACAGGCCTTTTGGGTGGACACGGGCGTCCGGCTGTTCATGCTGTATGCCTACACCGACCGTTCACGCGAGGCCCGGGAAACCATCGACCTGATGAAGCGGACCATCGTGGAGATCAGTCCGCAGGCCAAGGCGAGCGGATACTTCAACATCCAGATCCGGTTGTGCGAGACGGTGCTGTACCGGTTGCAGGGCAAGCGGGGCGCCTTCGTAAAGACCCTGTTCGGGTTGCACCCGCTGTTGCTTGACAAGCGGCAGCGGCACATAGACGCGCTGCTGTGGCTGGGGCCGCTGCTGCTGGACTCCATCAGCCGCATGGGTCAGCACGAGGTGGCGCTGGGCATTATTCATTACCTGCTGCCCGACCGCAGCGCCCGCATCCTCCCGCTGCGGGTGGTGGAGGGTGTCATCCTGCTCAGAAGCGGCGGTTACAAGAAGGCGATCAGCGCGCTGGAGCAGGCCCTTGAGGCGGCGCAGGAGGGCGGCCAGCGCCTCGACGCGATCCGCTGCCAGCTTTACCTGGCCGACGCGCTGTACAAGAGCGGCTGGGCGGAAAAGGCCATCCCTCACCTGAATCAGGCGCTGCGCAGCCTGGGCCACGTCAAGAGCAACTTCCTGATCCGCGACGACCTCGACGCCATCAAATCGGTGTTGCTGTACGGCGAGTCCAAGCCGGAGACGGCCCACCTGCTCCAGATCATGCGCGGCAGTGTGCCTGCACCCCCGGGCCGCGAAATCCACCTCCAGACCTTCGGCCGCCTGGGCCTGCAAGAGGACGGCCAGGAGCGAAAGTGGGCGCTCGACGAACAAAAGGTGCTGCTGATCCTGACCTACCTTAGGCGGAAGCCGGGTGAAACGGTGGACCAGATCGCCAAGGAGGTGCTCACCGAGAAATACCTGGAGTCGCCGCAAGCGGCGCATATTTACGTGCGCCGGGCGCTCAAGCTGCTGCGCGATGAGTTCGGCAAAGACATGATCCTGGCTACGCAGGAACGTAAGGCCGCGCCAGCCAGTTATCGCCTCGCGGACGAATTCGTCCTGCGCTTGGACATGGAGGTTGCTGAGAAGGCGCTGGACGAGGACGACTTGGAAAAGTTTTTTGAAGTATACCAGGGACCCTTTGCAGCGCACTTGGACGGCAACTTCGTTACAGCCGAGAACGATTACTTTGAGGGAAGGGCGTACCAGCACCTCTCCAACCTGAAGCGAAGCGCCGAGGGGTTAAGCGACCTGTACCAACTGGAGCGGTGGGTGAAACTCCTGCTGAGTGTCGCGCCGGAGAACGAGGACGTGGTGCAGCTCAACATGGACGTTGACGAGGCCATTCAAGCCGCGAGCGAACAGGAACCTCCCGGTTTGGGGAACTCTTACAACTTTTGACGTGCTGTTGGATCACAGCGGGGCGGTCGGACACCTGAGCACGGTTTTCGCACCTTCGCGCAATTTAGATGTTCCACGACAACTCAGTCCGCAAAATCAAGCGGCACGTCGAAACGGCGGGCCACTCGGCGCTGTTACGGTCAGAAGGGGTGGGCGCCGCTCGGCCGCAGGCCGAGGGGCGGCTCCGGGGCGGCGTGCGCCCCTGCGCTGGGGGGCCTCCGGCAGCCCCCCTCGGCGCGCGTGCGCGCCTTCCCCCCGCTGGAAGCGCACGTACATCCGGTCACGCCGCGAGGGGAGCTGTCCTGCGGCCCACGAGGGCCGGGAAAAGACATGAGGAGCGCCTGACGGCGCGCTGTTTTTTGTTCCCCCTTCCGGGGCGCGTCTCCAGCTTAGGGTCGTGCTCGCTGCGGTCAAGGGAAAGAGCCTTGACCTCCGCTGCGCGCGCCCCTGGCGCCCGAGGCGCCGCCCCTCGCGGGGAAAATGGGAGGGGGAAGGGACAAGGGCGGCCCCGGACATGCGCGGCTGAGGGTGCGGGGACGCACCATGCGGGCCGTGGACGCGCGCCCGGGGGCGCGGCGCTGCGCGCGTGACCCCGGACATACGAGAGGAGCGGGCGCTGGGGGGCGGCCCCGCCAGGCCCCCACGGGGGCCACACCCGCGCACGGAGGGTGCGCGGTGTGGGCGTGCGGGTGTGGGGACGGCCAGGGAGACGTGCAGGCCTGTGAGGGCGTGCCTGGGAGAGCCGCGCGCCGGAGTTGTGGTAGGCCGCCGCCGTGCCGTGTCTGCCCTTCGCCCCGCCGCCCGGATACCCCACCGGGCGACGTGCCGAACGTCAGCCCCGACCCGTCACCGCCTCATGAAAGACGGTTTACGGGTATACGGGTTTACTGGTTTACCGTTGACTCATTGGTATGTTGGAGATATACTAAGAGGCGTAGGGGGCACCCTCCACACCCGCCCCCTACACGAAGGAGCAGAGATGACCGCAGCCGAAACCCTGCCCGCCGACCCCACGCCCGCCCTGCGCCTCGCGCCTCGCCAGGAGTTCCCCGCCGAAGTCGTGCAGGTGCCCTGGACCAGCCTGCGCCGCAGCGAGTTCAACCCCCGGCGCACCTTCGATGACAAGCCGCTGTTCGAGTTGGCCGTGGACATTTACCACAAGGGAATGCTGCAAAACCTCGTGGTGCGGCCCCACCCCACCGAGGAAGGCGCGTATGAAATCGCCGCAGGCGAGCGCCGCTACCGCGCGGCGGGCCTCCTCGTCGAGGGCCTGGAACTCGTGGACGACCAGGGCGGCGAGAGCACGCTGCTCAAGGTGCCAGGGGAGTACACCGTCCCGGTGCTGATTCGGCCCCTCACTGACCAGCAGCTCGTGGAAGTCGCCATCACCGAGAACTTGCAGCGCGAGGACATTTCCCCGCTTGAGGAGGCGGACGGGTACGCGAGGCTGCGCGGGCTGGGGATGAGGCCCGACGAGATCGCCGCCAGGAGCGGGCACCCGTTGCGGCGGGTCGAGCAGCGCCTGATTCTGGCCGATGGGCTGGGCAAGGAGGGCCGCAAGCTGCTGATCGAGGACAAGATCAACGTCGCCCAGGCCCAGGTGATCGCCCAGACCACGGGCGAACTCAAGAAGCATCTCGTGAAGCTGGTCAAGGAGAACCCACGCTCCTACAGCGCCGAGCAGTTGCGGAAGATCACCACCGAGGGGCGCGTGCTGGTCAGCAATGCCCTGTTCGACTGGGAAGCAGCGGGGCTGGCCGTGTGCGAGGACCTTTGGGGCGTGACGCCCGCCTACTTCCGCGACAACGCCAGGGCGCAGGCGTTGCAGCTTGAGGCCATCGAGGCGCAGGCGCAGCAGGACCGGGAGAGCGGGAATTGGGCCTTTGTGGACGTGCTGCCGTGCGGCGCCCACGGCAACGTGCGGAGCCTGCCGTGGAGCACCTACCGGAACTACGGCCCCCAGGAGTTGCAGGGCGTGGTCTACATCCACAACCTGTCCGGGGAGATGTACCGTCACGAGGGGGCGGTGCGCGAGGACGCGGCCAAAGCCGCCGAAAAGGCCAAGCAGACCGCCCAGCGTGCCCAGGTCCGCGCCGAGCAGGCCGCGCAGCCCCCCGAGGACCGCCCGGTGCGCGACGTGGCCCACCGCCTCGGCCAGGAGGCCCGCGCCCGCGTGCTGTGGGGCAGCCTCGCCACCGACCCCAAGCGGTGCCTTGTCCTGACCGTGCAGGGCCTCTTTGAGGCGTCCAGCGAGGTCAAGGTCCGCACCGACCCGGCCCCGAGCATGAGCGCCCCCCTGCCGGAAGCCGTGGCCCTGGTGGAACGCTGGACGACCGAGCGGCCCGACCTGTTCCAGACGCACAAGGAGGGCACGATGGTGACCCAGTTGTACGGGTCGAAGCTGCACGACGCCCTGATAGACCTGAGCGTGGACGACCTGTTGGCCCTGCTCGCGTACCACATGCACGACTCCCTGCATCACTGGTCGGGCTTCTCCGCCACGTCGCGGCCTGGGGCGCTGGCGGTCCACGTCGCGGGGCAGATCGGGGCGGACAAGCGGCTGGCGCAGGAGTGGGAGGTCACGGCGGAGTTTCTGAACGCCTACACCATCCCGCAACTCACCGCCCTGATCGCCACTATGCCCAAAAAGGTGCAGCCGGGCATCGCGCCGGGGGTGAGCAAGAAAGAACTCGTGGGCCGCATCGTGGAGGTCGCCGGGGCGCTCCGCGAGGCGGGGTGGGTGCCCGACGTGGTGAAGTTCCAGCGGTAACGCGAACGTGCCGGGGGGCCACCGCGCCCCCCTTCCAGCAGCACCCCGGAAAGGACGTGCCCGATGACGCTTGATGTTGCCCGGGAAGCGCGCGGCCAGCGCCACGACGCCTTTGTTTACATCTGCACCTGCGGCCACCACCTGACCGTGTTCGCGTCGAGTGCCCCGAGCGCCCGCCAGAGCGATCAACTAGCCCAGCGGCGCGGGTGGAAGCTGGACGGCGAGACATGGACGTGTGCGGAGTGTTCCGCAGAATGAAGGAAGGGGGTGTCTCTCTCACCCCCTTTTCTCTTGTCCAGGAGGGTGTTTTTTGACTTCTTACTATACTTCGCATATACTTAGATCAAGGAGGAGGTCGTATGTCGTATGCAATAACTTCCCATATCGGGCACCATAGGTCCATGAGCCTCACCCCCCATGATCTTTTGCGGACCGCGAGGCAGTACGTGGACGCGGGGCTGAGCATCATCCCGGCAGGAGTCAGCGGTCCTTACGCCAAGCACCCCCACTACGACGCCTTGAAGAAGACCGACCACTGCTACTGGGACGAGGGGCGCGGCAAGTGGGTGGCGACATGGATGGCCTTTCGTGAGCGCCTGCCCACGCAGGGCGAGCTGCACGCCTGGTTCATCACGCACGGTGCGCCGGGCATGGCGCTGGTGACGGGGGAAATCTCCGGGCTGATCGCCCTGGACTTCGACCAGGGTGCCGGTGTCGAGATGATGCGCCATATCGGTGTCGAGCCCCACGTCCGCAGCGCGGGCGGCGGCTACCACGCCTACGTGCGCCACCCCGGCTGGCACGTCCCCACCACCAACAGCAAGACCAAGACGACGCTGCCGCCCGGCGTGGACGTGCGGGGCGACGGCGGG is part of the Deinococcus aestuarii genome and harbors:
- a CDS encoding tetratricopeptide repeat protein; protein product: MKYESSVEYQMQQRNFAYAAVIETLRLQATSRPLTPTELGMLGSSQFRLGLFKEAEVNLLAARDGGNVEAEIELQGCRLALLKFELAREDLELLIHRTEGFLHSMALRWAGVTEAILGNTSYGVGLLNQAYREFQASGNARGMQITANMLGGWLTMRGDFEKAEFYIKRSLKLSDPQVEQAFWVDTGVRLFMLYAYTDRSREARETIDLMKRTIVEISPQAKASGYFNIQIRLCETVLYRLQGKRGAFVKTLFGLHPLLLDKRQRHIDALLWLGPLLLDSISRMGQHEVALGIIHYLLPDRSARILPLRVVEGVILLRSGGYKKAISALEQALEAAQEGGQRLDAIRCQLYLADALYKSGWAEKAIPHLNQALRSLGHVKSNFLIRDDLDAIKSVLLYGESKPETAHLLQIMRGSVPAPPGREIHLQTFGRLGLQEDGQERKWALDEQKVLLILTYLRRKPGETVDQIAKEVLTEKYLESPQAAHIYVRRALKLLRDEFGKDMILATQERKAAPASYRLADEFVLRLDMEVAEKALDEDDLEKFFEVYQGPFAAHLDGNFVTAENDYFEGRAYQHLSNLKRSAEGLSDLYQLERWVKLLLSVAPENEDVVQLNMDVDEAIQAASEQEPPGLGNSYNF
- a CDS encoding ParB/RepB/Spo0J family partition protein; amino-acid sequence: MTAAETLPADPTPALRLAPRQEFPAEVVQVPWTSLRRSEFNPRRTFDDKPLFELAVDIYHKGMLQNLVVRPHPTEEGAYEIAAGERRYRAAGLLVEGLELVDDQGGESTLLKVPGEYTVPVLIRPLTDQQLVEVAITENLQREDISPLEEADGYARLRGLGMRPDEIAARSGHPLRRVEQRLILADGLGKEGRKLLIEDKINVAQAQVIAQTTGELKKHLVKLVKENPRSYSAEQLRKITTEGRVLVSNALFDWEAAGLAVCEDLWGVTPAYFRDNARAQALQLEAIEAQAQQDRESGNWAFVDVLPCGAHGNVRSLPWSTYRNYGPQELQGVVYIHNLSGEMYRHEGAVREDAAKAAEKAKQTAQRAQVRAEQAAQPPEDRPVRDVAHRLGQEARARVLWGSLATDPKRCLVLTVQGLFEASSEVKVRTDPAPSMSAPLPEAVALVERWTTERPDLFQTHKEGTMVTQLYGSKLHDALIDLSVDDLLALLAYHMHDSLHHWSGFSATSRPGALAVHVAGQIGADKRLAQEWEVTAEFLNAYTIPQLTALIATMPKKVQPGIAPGVSKKELVGRIVEVAGALREAGWVPDVVKFQR